A stretch of Cucumis sativus cultivar 9930 chromosome 2, Cucumber_9930_V3, whole genome shotgun sequence DNA encodes these proteins:
- the LOC101216810 gene encoding autophagy-related protein 11 isoform X2, producing the protein MSSSVTDSGANSGKLLVHVSENGHSFQLDCHEGMLVEDVMRLIESVTGINCNDQVILSLDVRLESQRPLSVYKLPADDREVFLFDRCRLQSNSLPPPPEQIDILDLVEPPSPSSSQDSHPLDDASDPALKALPSYEREFRYHYHKAHMIYSSTMMKYECCERLLREQRVQERAIEVARGNLDQYYKMITQNYTDFMKRYSQQHRIHSDLLMNLDRDIGKLRSVKLHPALQTVNRKCLLDFVKEDNLRKSAENCSSSHSQFENKVFQFKDIFNEVKRKVEDLFSSRASFSIKNLELNIKDHQRYISDQKSIMQSLSKDVDTVKKLVDDCLSCQLSSSLRPHDAVSALGPMYDVHDKNHLPRMQACDRAVSKLLDVCKDKKNQMNNFLHYYMQKIAYNSYIIKDVKLQFPVFKEAMGRQDDLFMDLKLVRGIGPAYRACLSEVVRRKACMKLYMGMAGQMAERLARKREDEVRRREMFLTEHGGYFPRDVIESMGLNDIPNPCDVHISPYDECLIDVGILDLDRYAPEYLLGFPWKNEKQGITKDSSIKSIGALSSGEAEESSKDTFESYGSGELVEGSELIEIAGTSKLEVENAKLKAELASALATICSFSSEYDLSDDSKLDSVLKNAAEKTAEALRLKDEYGKQLQRMLKTKQMQCESYERRIKELEQRLSDQYVQGQSLSSNVVSDFSVSAVKSGDCKPQILGGPEAPALCVSTSEPMDEVSCISNSLDVKLGLFAEQPGRVREAVDENMLDSRGDQNPHLDSSMMEPNREEFQDNDKYVRDKVAGQMGISLTNSSTAESMPRSLNVLPCETVENPNLESNIPNGLLLELQNALADKTILLSETETKLKGSLEEVVVLKRDLEASRKLLDESQMNCAHLENCLHEAREEAQTHLCAAARRASEYTALRTSAVKMRGHVERLKSYVFAPNGAAAFAHSLRTLAQSLANDNENDGTNEFRQCIWAIAERVGHLVKQHEKYAKLEATNEQLVKELEEKKELVKTLYTKHQLEKQANKEKISFGRMEVHEIAAFVRNAAGHYEAINRNCANYYLSAESVALFADNLLTRSNYIVGQIVHIEHQTVKPSPPSPRRDHGTVDQTDCVISDSGTDRLTLNSGLSSNPYGLPVGCEYFIVTVAMLPDTAIHSTAS; encoded by the exons ATGAGCTCAAGCGTGACAGATTCTGGTGCAAATAGCGGCAAGTTGCTGGTTCATGTTTCTGAAAATGGACATTCATTTCAGCTTGACTGTCACGAGGGTATGCTGGTTGAGGATGTGATGCGTTTGATTGAGTCGGTCACTGGGATTAACTGTAATGATCAAGTTATTCTCTCTTTGGATGTTAGACTTGAATCGCAGAGACCCCTTTCGGTTTACAAGCTTCCAGCTGATGATCGGgaagtttttttgtttgatcgATGCAGGCTACAAAGCAATTCGCTTCCGCCTCCACCGGAGCAGATTGATATCCTTGATCTTGTTGAGCCGCCATCACCTTCCTCTTCTCAAGATTCCCATCCTTTAGATGATGCATCAGACCCTGCTTTGAAAGCTTTGCCTTCTTATGAGCGTGAGTTCCGTTACCATTATCACAAAGCTCATATGATATACAGTAGTACAATGATGAAATATGAATGCTGTGAGAGGCTTTTGCGAGAGCAGAGGGTTCAAGAGAGAGCTATAGAAGTTGCAAGGGGTAATTTGGATCAATACTATAAAATGATTACTCAGAACTACACAGATTTCATGAAGCGCTATTCGCAGCAGCATCGTATTCATTCTgatttgttgatgaatttggATAGAGACATTGGGAAATTGAGGTCTGTTAAGCTTCATCCTGCCTTACAAACAGTCAACCGCAAGTGCTTACTGGATTTTGTAAAGGAAGATAATTTGCGGAAATCAGCAGAAAATTGCAGCAGTTCGCACAGCCAGTTTGAGAAcaaagtttttcaatttaaggACATATTCAACGAGGTTAAGCGGAAAGTTGAGGATTTGTTTTCCAGCAGGGCTTCTTTCtctataaaaaatttggaacTGAATATAAAGGATCATCAGCGGTATATCAGCGACCAAAAGAGTATAATGCAGTCCTTGAG CAAAGATGTTGACACTGTAAAGAAACTGGTGGATGATTGCTTATCTTGTCAGTTATCTTCCTCACTTCGCCCTCATGATGCGGTTTCGGCCTTAGGTCCTATGTATGACGTCCATGACAAAAATCATCTGCCAAGAATGCAAGCTTGTGATCGTGCAGTTTCCAAACTACTTGATGTTTGTAAggataaaaagaatcaaatgaaCAACTTCTTGCACTATTACATGCAAAAGATCGCTTATAACTCTTACATCATCAAAGATGTCAAATTACAATTTCCTGTTTTTAAAGAGGCGATGGGGCGTCAGGATGACCTATTTATGGACCTAAAGTTAGTGCGAGGGATTGGTCCAGCCTATAGAGCTTGTCTTTCTGAAGTTGTGAGAAGGAAAGCTTGCATGAAGCTTTACATGGGTATGGCTGGTCAAATGGCTGAAAGGCTTGCAAGAAAGAGGGAGGATGAAGTTAGAAGGCGTGAGATGTTTCTGACGGAACATGGTGGATACTTTCCAAGAGATGTGATAGAATCCATGGGACTAAATGATATTCCTAACCCGTGTGATGTCCATATATCTCCTTATGATGAATGTTTGATTGATGTTGGTATCTTAGACCTTGACCGTTATGCCCCTGAGTACTTGTTAGGATTCCCTTGGAAGAACGAGAAGCAAGGAATCACTAAGGACTCCTCTATAAAGTCGATTGGAGCTTTGAGTTCTGGTGAGGCTGAAGAAAGTTCGAAGGATACCTTTGAGAGTTATGGGTCTGGTGAGCTTGTTGAAGGTTCTGAGTTAATAGAGATTGCTGGAACCAGCAAGTTGGAAGTTGAAAATGCAAAATTGAAAGCTGAACTTGCGTCTGCTTTAGCCACGATATGTTCATTTTCTTCTGAATATGATTTAAGTGACGATAGCAAACTTGACAGTGTCTTAAAGAATGCTGCTGAGAAAACAGCTGAAGCCCTGCGTCTTAAAGATGAGTATGGAAAACAACTTCAACGAATGCTTAAAACTAAGCAAATGCAGTGTGAATCATACGAAAGACGCATTAAAGAGTTGGAACAAAGACTGTCAGACCAGTATGTGCAGGGGCAAAGTCTCTCAAGTAATGTGGTGTCTGATTTTTCAGTTTCGGCTGTAAAGAGTGGTGATTGCAAACCACAAATCTTAGGTGGTCCAGAAGCCCCTGCACTTTGTGTATCTACTTCAGAGCCAATGGATGAGGTTTCTTGCATCTCAAATTCACTAGATGTTAAGCTGGGGCTCTTTGCTGAACAACCTGGCAGAGTGCGTGAAGCAGTGGATGAAAATATGTTGGATTCCCGTGGTGATCAGAATCCTCATTTGGATTCCTCAATGATGGAACCAAATCGTGAAGAATTTCAAGACAATGATAAATATGTTAGAGATAAAGTAGCAGGGCAGATGGGAATATCTCTGACGAACAGTTCCACAGCTGAGAGCATGCCTCGGTCTCTGAATGTCTTACCTTGTGAAACAGTAGAAAATCCCAATTTGGAATCTAATATTCCAAATGGCCTTCTGCTGGAGTTGCAAAATGCGCTTGCAGACAAGACCATTTTGTTGAGTGAAACTGAAACCAAACTTAAAGGTTCTTTGGAGGAGGTTGTCGTACTGAAGAGAGATTTGGAAGCTAGTAGGAAACTTCTTGATGAATCTCAG ATGAATTGTGCCCACTTGGAGAATTGTCTGCATGAAGCGAGAGAGGAAGCTCAAACCCATCTTTGTGCAGCTGCTCGTAGGGCTTCAGAGTATACTGCACTTCGTACATCAGCTGTGAAGATGCGGGGCCACGTTGAAAGACTAAAATCTTATGTTTTTGCTCCGAATGGAGCGGCTGCTTTTGCTCATTCGTTACGCACTTTAGCACAATCTTTAGCCAA TGACAATGAAAATGATGGCACAAATGAATTCCGGCAATGTATCTGGGCTATAGCAGAAAGAGTTGGACATTTGGTCAAACAACACGAGAAATACGCAAAGCTTGAAGCTACCAACGAACAACTTGTCAAGGAActggaagagaagaaagagctTGTTAAAACTTTATACACAAAGCATCAACTCGAGAAGCAG GCAAACAAGGAGAAGATTTCTTTTGGTCGAATGGAAGTCCATGAGATTGCTGCATTCGTTAGGAATGCAGCTGGGCATTATGAGGCAATTAATCGTAATTGCGCCAACTACTACCTGTCTGCTGAATCCGTGGCTTTATTTGCTGACAATCTCCTAACTCGTTCTAACTACATTGTTGGGCAGATTGTCCACATTGAACACCAAACTGTGAAACCATCACCGCCTTCTCCTCGGCGTGATCATGGTACGGTGGATCAAACTGATTGTGTGATCTCCGACTCGGGGACTGACAGGTTGACCTTGAATTCAGGTTTATCTTCGAACCCATACGGTCTCCCGGTCGGGTGTGAATATTTTATAGTGACCGTAGCGATGTTACCGGATACTGCTATTCATTCAACAGCTTCCTGA
- the LOC101216810 gene encoding autophagy-related protein 11 isoform X1 gives MSSSVTDSGANSGKLLVHVSENGHSFQLDCHEGMLVEDVMRLIESVTGINCNDQVILSLDVRLESQRPLSVYKLPADDREVFLFDRCRLQSNSLPPPPEQIDILDLVEPPSPSSSQDSHPLDDASDPALKALPSYEREFRYHYHKAHMIYSSTMMKYECCERLLREQRVQERAIEVARGNLDQYYKMITQNYTDFMKRYSQQHRIHSDLLMNLDRDIGKLRSVKLHPALQTVNRKCLLDFVKEDNLRKSAENCSSSHSQFENKVFQFKDIFNEVKRKVEDLFSSRASFSIKNLELNIKDHQRYISDQKSIMQSLSKDVDTVKKLVDDCLSCQLSSSLRPHDAVSALGPMYDVHDKNHLPRMQACDRAVSKLLDVCKDKKNQMNNFLHYYMQKIAYNSYIIKDVKLQFPVFKEAMGRQDDLFMDLKLVRGIGPAYRACLSEVVRRKACMKLYMGMAGQMAERLARKREDEVRRREMFLTEHGGYFPRDVIESMGLNDIPNPCDVHISPYDECLIDVGILDLDRYAPEYLLGFPWKNEKQGITKDSSIKSIGALSSGEAEESSKDTFESYGSGELVEGSELIEIAGTSKLEVENAKLKAELASALATICSFSSEYDLSDDSKLDSVLKNAAEKTAEALRLKDEYGKQLQRMLKTKQMQCESYERRIKELEQRLSDQYVQGQSLSSNVVSDFSVSAVKSGDCKPQILGGPEAPALCVSTSEPMDEVSCISNSLDVKLGLFAEQPGRVREAVDENMLDSRGDQNPHLDSSMMEPNREEFQDNDKYVRDKVAGQMGISLTNSSTAESMPRSLNVLPCETVENPNLESNIPNGLLLELQNALADKTILLSETETKLKGSLEEVVVLKRDLEASRKLLDESQMNCAHLENCLHEAREEAQTHLCAAARRASEYTALRTSAVKMRGHVERLKSYVFAPNGAAAFAHSLRTLAQSLANSGSDNENDGTNEFRQCIWAIAERVGHLVKQHEKYAKLEATNEQLVKELEEKKELVKTLYTKHQLEKQANKEKISFGRMEVHEIAAFVRNAAGHYEAINRNCANYYLSAESVALFADNLLTRSNYIVGQIVHIEHQTVKPSPPSPRRDHGTVDQTDCVISDSGTDRLTLNSGLSSNPYGLPVGCEYFIVTVAMLPDTAIHSTAS, from the exons ATGAGCTCAAGCGTGACAGATTCTGGTGCAAATAGCGGCAAGTTGCTGGTTCATGTTTCTGAAAATGGACATTCATTTCAGCTTGACTGTCACGAGGGTATGCTGGTTGAGGATGTGATGCGTTTGATTGAGTCGGTCACTGGGATTAACTGTAATGATCAAGTTATTCTCTCTTTGGATGTTAGACTTGAATCGCAGAGACCCCTTTCGGTTTACAAGCTTCCAGCTGATGATCGGgaagtttttttgtttgatcgATGCAGGCTACAAAGCAATTCGCTTCCGCCTCCACCGGAGCAGATTGATATCCTTGATCTTGTTGAGCCGCCATCACCTTCCTCTTCTCAAGATTCCCATCCTTTAGATGATGCATCAGACCCTGCTTTGAAAGCTTTGCCTTCTTATGAGCGTGAGTTCCGTTACCATTATCACAAAGCTCATATGATATACAGTAGTACAATGATGAAATATGAATGCTGTGAGAGGCTTTTGCGAGAGCAGAGGGTTCAAGAGAGAGCTATAGAAGTTGCAAGGGGTAATTTGGATCAATACTATAAAATGATTACTCAGAACTACACAGATTTCATGAAGCGCTATTCGCAGCAGCATCGTATTCATTCTgatttgttgatgaatttggATAGAGACATTGGGAAATTGAGGTCTGTTAAGCTTCATCCTGCCTTACAAACAGTCAACCGCAAGTGCTTACTGGATTTTGTAAAGGAAGATAATTTGCGGAAATCAGCAGAAAATTGCAGCAGTTCGCACAGCCAGTTTGAGAAcaaagtttttcaatttaaggACATATTCAACGAGGTTAAGCGGAAAGTTGAGGATTTGTTTTCCAGCAGGGCTTCTTTCtctataaaaaatttggaacTGAATATAAAGGATCATCAGCGGTATATCAGCGACCAAAAGAGTATAATGCAGTCCTTGAG CAAAGATGTTGACACTGTAAAGAAACTGGTGGATGATTGCTTATCTTGTCAGTTATCTTCCTCACTTCGCCCTCATGATGCGGTTTCGGCCTTAGGTCCTATGTATGACGTCCATGACAAAAATCATCTGCCAAGAATGCAAGCTTGTGATCGTGCAGTTTCCAAACTACTTGATGTTTGTAAggataaaaagaatcaaatgaaCAACTTCTTGCACTATTACATGCAAAAGATCGCTTATAACTCTTACATCATCAAAGATGTCAAATTACAATTTCCTGTTTTTAAAGAGGCGATGGGGCGTCAGGATGACCTATTTATGGACCTAAAGTTAGTGCGAGGGATTGGTCCAGCCTATAGAGCTTGTCTTTCTGAAGTTGTGAGAAGGAAAGCTTGCATGAAGCTTTACATGGGTATGGCTGGTCAAATGGCTGAAAGGCTTGCAAGAAAGAGGGAGGATGAAGTTAGAAGGCGTGAGATGTTTCTGACGGAACATGGTGGATACTTTCCAAGAGATGTGATAGAATCCATGGGACTAAATGATATTCCTAACCCGTGTGATGTCCATATATCTCCTTATGATGAATGTTTGATTGATGTTGGTATCTTAGACCTTGACCGTTATGCCCCTGAGTACTTGTTAGGATTCCCTTGGAAGAACGAGAAGCAAGGAATCACTAAGGACTCCTCTATAAAGTCGATTGGAGCTTTGAGTTCTGGTGAGGCTGAAGAAAGTTCGAAGGATACCTTTGAGAGTTATGGGTCTGGTGAGCTTGTTGAAGGTTCTGAGTTAATAGAGATTGCTGGAACCAGCAAGTTGGAAGTTGAAAATGCAAAATTGAAAGCTGAACTTGCGTCTGCTTTAGCCACGATATGTTCATTTTCTTCTGAATATGATTTAAGTGACGATAGCAAACTTGACAGTGTCTTAAAGAATGCTGCTGAGAAAACAGCTGAAGCCCTGCGTCTTAAAGATGAGTATGGAAAACAACTTCAACGAATGCTTAAAACTAAGCAAATGCAGTGTGAATCATACGAAAGACGCATTAAAGAGTTGGAACAAAGACTGTCAGACCAGTATGTGCAGGGGCAAAGTCTCTCAAGTAATGTGGTGTCTGATTTTTCAGTTTCGGCTGTAAAGAGTGGTGATTGCAAACCACAAATCTTAGGTGGTCCAGAAGCCCCTGCACTTTGTGTATCTACTTCAGAGCCAATGGATGAGGTTTCTTGCATCTCAAATTCACTAGATGTTAAGCTGGGGCTCTTTGCTGAACAACCTGGCAGAGTGCGTGAAGCAGTGGATGAAAATATGTTGGATTCCCGTGGTGATCAGAATCCTCATTTGGATTCCTCAATGATGGAACCAAATCGTGAAGAATTTCAAGACAATGATAAATATGTTAGAGATAAAGTAGCAGGGCAGATGGGAATATCTCTGACGAACAGTTCCACAGCTGAGAGCATGCCTCGGTCTCTGAATGTCTTACCTTGTGAAACAGTAGAAAATCCCAATTTGGAATCTAATATTCCAAATGGCCTTCTGCTGGAGTTGCAAAATGCGCTTGCAGACAAGACCATTTTGTTGAGTGAAACTGAAACCAAACTTAAAGGTTCTTTGGAGGAGGTTGTCGTACTGAAGAGAGATTTGGAAGCTAGTAGGAAACTTCTTGATGAATCTCAG ATGAATTGTGCCCACTTGGAGAATTGTCTGCATGAAGCGAGAGAGGAAGCTCAAACCCATCTTTGTGCAGCTGCTCGTAGGGCTTCAGAGTATACTGCACTTCGTACATCAGCTGTGAAGATGCGGGGCCACGTTGAAAGACTAAAATCTTATGTTTTTGCTCCGAATGGAGCGGCTGCTTTTGCTCATTCGTTACGCACTTTAGCACAATCTTTAGCCAA TTCTGGCAGTGACAATGAAAATGATGGCACAAATGAATTCCGGCAATGTATCTGGGCTATAGCAGAAAGAGTTGGACATTTGGTCAAACAACACGAGAAATACGCAAAGCTTGAAGCTACCAACGAACAACTTGTCAAGGAActggaagagaagaaagagctTGTTAAAACTTTATACACAAAGCATCAACTCGAGAAGCAG GCAAACAAGGAGAAGATTTCTTTTGGTCGAATGGAAGTCCATGAGATTGCTGCATTCGTTAGGAATGCAGCTGGGCATTATGAGGCAATTAATCGTAATTGCGCCAACTACTACCTGTCTGCTGAATCCGTGGCTTTATTTGCTGACAATCTCCTAACTCGTTCTAACTACATTGTTGGGCAGATTGTCCACATTGAACACCAAACTGTGAAACCATCACCGCCTTCTCCTCGGCGTGATCATGGTACGGTGGATCAAACTGATTGTGTGATCTCCGACTCGGGGACTGACAGGTTGACCTTGAATTCAGGTTTATCTTCGAACCCATACGGTCTCCCGGTCGGGTGTGAATATTTTATAGTGACCGTAGCGATGTTACCGGATACTGCTATTCATTCAACAGCTTCCTGA
- the LOC101216574 gene encoding uncharacterized protein LOC101216574, which produces MVQLMKSGNHSLEPDMASFRDKVPVKLEIEDSLEEDHGPFPKRLKTVTTDSPQQSDGNDDFAVPPSQYNPLDEPSPLGLRLRKSPSLLDLIQMKLSQSTAASSDVAECESFNSSLKKENKGTVIPSSTDKLKASNFPASLLRIGGWEYKSRYEGDLVAKCYFAKHKLVWEILEGGLKSKIEIQWSDIMALKANCPDNGPGTLNVVLARQPLFFRETNPQPRKHTLWQATADFTDGQATVHRQHFLQCPQGLLNKHFEKLIQCDMRLNFLSRQPEIVLDSPYFERRVSVFEDPEHQAENSKGSIVSVLTDGTSPSPQQSSLKIEQQDSTCTTVEHHSQEAPSPCSAEASANFEVGSSRSPRNWEQMKVPGLHPSMSMSDLVNHIGHCISEQMTAANSSFANQGPEYQDILEDITQYLLNDNQSTTSDEKSLMKRVNSLCCLLQKDPANPTTQNSLFNDESRVEGPDSRKNDKVGNILRGDVKAFGEDVKDNSGTKQAVGMSRKDSFGELLLHLPRITSIPKFLFNISEEDSES; this is translated from the exons ATGGTGCAGTTGATGAAATCCGGGAATCATTCTCTTGAGCCCGATATGGCGTCCTTTCGCGACAAGGTACCGGTGAAACTGGAGATCGAAGACTCTCTTGAAGAGGACCATGGTCCCTTCCCCAAGCGATTGAAAACGGTGACGACGGATTCTCCG CAACAAAGTGATGGTAACGATGATTTTGCTGTACCGCCTTCACAATATAATCCGCTTGATGAGCCTAGTCCTCTTGGTTTACGGTTGAGGAAGAGCCCTTCATTGTTGGATCTAATTCAAATGAAGCTTTCACAATCGACTGCTGCTTCAAGCGATGTGGCGGAATGTGAAAGCTTTAACTCTTcattgaaaaaggaaaataaaggCACTGTCATTCCTTCCTCTACTGATAAGTTGAAAGCTTCAAACTTTCCTGCATCGCTTCTAAGGATTGGTGGTTGGGAG TATAAATCAAGATATGAAGGTGATTTGGTGGCAAAATGTTATTTTGCTAAGCACAAGCTTGTTTGGGAAATTCTTGAAGGTGGGTTGAAGAGTAAAATAGAAATCCAGTGGTCTGATATCATGGCCTTAAAGGCCAACTGTCCTGATAATGGGCCTGGTACTCTGAATGTGGTG tTGGCTAGGCAGCCCCTTTTCTTCAGGGAAACAAACCCTCAACCAAGAAAACACACTTTATGGCAGGCGACTGCTGACTTTACCGATGGCCAGGCTACTGTTCACAG GCAACATTTTCTGCAATGTCCTCAAGGATTGTTGAACAAACACTTTGAAAAGCTAATTCAGTGTGATATGCGTCTTAACTTCTTAAGCCGACAACCAGAGATAGTTTTGGATTCACCATATTTCGAACGAAGAGTGTCTGTTTTTGAGGATCCAGAACACCAAGCAGAAAATAGTAAAGGATCAATCGTATCTGTTCTGACAGATGGTACCTCGCCATCTCCTCAGCAATCATCCCTGAAGATAGAACAACAAGACTCTACTTGTACGACTGTAGAGCATCACTCTCAAGAAGCACCATCACCTTGTTCAG CCGAAGCAAGTGCAAATTTTGAAGTTGGTAGCTCTAGAAGCCCAAGGAATTGGGAACAAATGAAAGTGCCCGGGCTCCACCCGTCCATGTCAATGAGTGATCTCGTGAACCACATTGGGCACTGCATTTCAGAGCAGATGACAGCAGCAAATTCGTCATTTGCCAATCAAGGACCAGAATACCAAGACATACTAGAAGACATTACACAATATCTCCTGAACGACAACCAATCCACAACTTCTGATGAGAAATCTCTCATGAAAAGGGTCAATTCTCTCTGTTGTCTCTTGCAAAAGGATCCAGCCAATCCCACAACTCAGAACTCACTGTTCAACGATGAAAGTCGAGTCGAAGGACCCGACAGTAGGAAGAACGATAAAGTTGGTAACATATTAAGGGGAGATGTCAAAGCTTTCGGCGAGGACGTAAAAGATAACTCGGGCACTAAGCAGGCAGTTGGTATGTCTAGGAAGGATTCATTTGGTGAATTGCTGTTGCATCTTCCTCGAATCACTTCTATCCCAAAGTTTTTGTTCAATATCTCAGAAGAAGATAGTGAAAGCTAA
- the LOC101214084 gene encoding uncharacterized protein LOC101214084, whose translation MFSELFDLIVPEHISFIWGYWGIELLVLANFVFQVILTFNGSRRRHTPGNRLSLIVWFSYLLAAKIATVVLGKLTTIDIGHEQRNTHTQVQALLAPLMFMQIGNPDTITAYSIEDNQLGVRQVFSMVIQVGIMFYILVRSWTDSKTSFLYLPMSLAGIIKYGETSWALKSALNGNFGFTIADFFKYHEVADLFNKLPQGENELPEANLILRAYYRFCCLKPHLENWLYYPPTDCDQGKLHIKECGYEDVFRITDVELGFMYDALYTKAPVVYTRKGLILRLISLLSVIATLVGFSVLFKDAFVYNISIGFIHFVLIAALIIEIYQILRLPFTDWAIVQMVRHHEAFPILRGFLRSLSPQSATWRRWSNTMGQFNLLEFCLQTKHRNYSRIKILRYMGMDMKLRKQLSLDRIDVSPEVKEFVVTELREIEAIKGEEEFDQRGQWTINRYKTLLNLNNENKLIKAIETTVSKRPFDKCIFIWHITTNIFYNIEGYRDTSVGNKTEAIMSLSDYMMYLVVTRSHVLSTTTADIIFDHSCVKLGKFTRTGRLKKEDICNDILKLKKESILHAREPHEPIESEAEKVVVGNWHLMKDVKELADCLLALSNENKWKLIGSMWFEMLGYAASKCEMEYHSEHIRQGGELITHVWLLIAHNVTKYSSYEYHAGGQDEETPATS comes from the coding sequence ATGTTTTCTGAATTATTTGACCTCATTGTACCAGAACATATCAGTTTCATATGGGGTTACTGGGGCATTGAGTTGCTAGTATTGGCAAACTTTGTGTTCCAAGTAATCCTAACTTTCAATGGAAGTCGTAGAAGGCACACACCAGGAAATAGGCTCAGCTTAATTGTTTGGTTTTCCTACTTATTAGCTGCTAAAATTGCAACTGTTGTTCTGGGCAAGCTCACAACAATTGATATAGGGCATGAACAGCGCAATACGCACACACAAGTCCAGGCGTTGTTGGCACCACTAATGTTCATGCAAATAGGAAATCCAGATACAATCACGGCCTACTCAATTGAAGACAACCAACTTGGAGTGAGGCAAGTTTTCAGTATGGTAATCCAAGTGGGAATTATGTTTTACATTCTAGTAAGGTCATGGACAGATTCCAAAACATCGTTTCTTTACTTGCCGATGTCTTTGGCTGGAATAATCAAGTATGGTGAGACTTCATGGGCTCTGAAATCAGCACTTAATGGCAACTTTGGCTTCACAATTGCtgatttcttcaaatatcacGAAGTAGCTGATTTGTTTAACAAATTGCCACAGGGAGAGAACGAACTTCCAGAGGCAAACTTGATCTTGAGGGCCTACTATAGATTTTGCTGCCTAAAACCTCATCTTGAAAATTGGCTTTACTATCCTCCAACTGATTGTGATCAAGGTAAACTACACATTAAAGAATGTGGGTATGAAGATGTGTTCAGAATTACAGATGTCGAATTGGGTTTCATGTATGATGCCCTCTACACTAAGGCACCTGTTGTATACACTCGTAAGGGTTTGATTCTTCGTTTAATAAGTTTGCTTAGCGTAATTGCCACACTAGTTGGATTTTCTGTATTGTTCAAGGATGCATTTGTGTACAATATTAGTATTGGCTTCATCCATTTTGTGTTGATAGCAGCTTTGATAATTGAGATTTATCAGATCTTGAGACTACCATTTACAGATTGGGCTATAGTACAGATGGTAAGGCACCATGAAGCTTTCCCAATCCTTCGGGGTTTCTTGCGGTCTCTATCCCCTCAGTCGGCAACTTGGAGAAGGTGGTCTAACACAATGGGGCAGTTCAATCTTTTAGAATTCTGCTTGCAAACCAAGCATCGGAACTACAGCAGAATAAAAATTCTCCGCTATATGGGAATGGATATGAAACTCCGAAAGCAATTGAGTTTGGATCGAATTGACGTCAGTCCAGAGGTGAAAGAATTTGTGGTGACAGAACTGAGAGAGATAGAGGCGAtcaaaggagaagaagaatttgATCAGAGAGGCCAATGGACAATCAATAGGTACAAAACTTTACTGAACCTCAACAACGaaaacaaattgattaaagCAATTGAAACAACTGTATCAAAGAGACCCTTTGATAAGTGCATCTTCATATGGCACAtcacaacaaatattttctataacATCGAAGGTTATCGTGATACTAGTGTAGGAAATAAAACGGAAGCTATCATGAGTCTATCAGATTATATGATGTATCTTGTGGTGACTCGTTCCCACGTGCTATCAACAACAACTGCAGATATAATATTTGATCATTCATGTGTGAAACTCGGGAAGTTCACAAGAACTGGACGTCTAAAGAAAGAGGACATCTGCAATGATATTctgaaattaaagaaagagagcATCCTTCATGCAAGAGAGCCACATGAACCAATTGAATCAGAAGCAGAAAAAGTAGTTGTAGGAAATTGGCATCTGATGAAGGATGTAAAAGAACTTGCAGACTGCTTATTGGCACTGAGCAACGAGAACAAGTGGAAGCTAATTGGCAGCATGTGGTTTGAGATGTTGGGATATGCTGCAAGTAAATGTGAAATGGAATATCATTCAGAACACATCAGACAAGGTGGTGAATTGATCACTCATGTTTGGCTTTTGATAGCCCATAATGTTACCAAATACAGTTCATATGAATACCATGCGGGAGGTCAAGATGAAGAGACTCCAGCTACTTCTTAG